In a single window of the Leptospira sanjuanensis genome:
- the omp85 gene encoding Omp85 family outer membrane protein: MGCALISFFEVSAQENFSGCDKPEERKDLPFKIDRVKQMCKKDLDNKKEGWYPTGLPLINSDPNEGIGYGVRAYAYNNGKKSDPFFEYTPYRLRFFAQYFNTTKNAQYHQLSLDMPYVANTQWRLRADALLTITPTTLYFGVGESTLKPLTYQERNQPGAPQVTNAQYGSQESTFMYQRPGGPGDPVELGGRTYSGIPAGPAFNVTDRMYNRYTIQTPQLNFSTERSFFHGTVRLVAGFRLSNNIVQANDGKFVKSIDPIFDGTPLSNSGEVPNAKTRLTEDAESGKILGYHGGFVNTAKVGLVYDTRDFEPDPNSGVFLEATYEKATKTIGSNFDFQKYFGHAKFFYSPFPKTFEKLVLASRFGFGISDGDVPFFEYRNLWGTESTVSGLGGLRTLRGYKQDRFVGRAMGFGTVEVRWKFYDFSVGGEYFALNLVPFWDFGRVWNDEHKAGLLDYKYSQGLGLRIAWNQATIIMIDYAVSREDKQLFVNFSHVF; encoded by the coding sequence ATGGGATGCGCTTTGATTTCCTTCTTTGAAGTTTCCGCTCAGGAGAATTTTTCGGGCTGCGATAAGCCGGAAGAAAGAAAGGATCTTCCGTTTAAAATCGACCGAGTTAAACAGATGTGTAAAAAAGATCTGGATAACAAAAAGGAAGGCTGGTATCCGACGGGACTTCCTTTGATCAATTCCGATCCGAATGAAGGGATCGGTTACGGGGTTCGGGCTTACGCGTACAACAACGGAAAAAAGTCCGATCCATTTTTCGAATATACTCCGTATCGTCTTCGTTTTTTCGCGCAATATTTTAATACGACTAAGAACGCACAGTATCATCAGCTCAGTTTGGACATGCCGTATGTCGCGAACACGCAGTGGAGATTGCGCGCGGACGCGCTTCTCACGATCACTCCGACCACCTTGTATTTCGGAGTGGGGGAATCCACGTTAAAGCCGCTTACCTATCAGGAACGGAATCAACCTGGCGCTCCGCAGGTCACGAACGCGCAATACGGTTCTCAGGAATCCACGTTTATGTATCAAAGACCGGGAGGTCCCGGCGATCCAGTCGAACTCGGCGGAAGGACGTATTCCGGTATTCCTGCGGGTCCCGCGTTCAACGTGACCGATCGTATGTACAACCGGTATACGATCCAGACTCCCCAGTTGAATTTCAGCACGGAGCGCTCCTTCTTTCACGGAACGGTTCGCCTCGTGGCAGGATTTCGTCTTTCGAATAACATCGTGCAGGCGAACGACGGTAAGTTCGTAAAATCCATCGATCCGATTTTTGACGGGACTCCTCTCAGTAATTCGGGAGAAGTTCCCAACGCAAAGACGAGATTGACCGAAGACGCGGAATCCGGAAAGATCCTCGGTTATCACGGCGGCTTTGTGAATACCGCTAAGGTAGGTTTGGTTTACGATACGCGCGATTTTGAACCCGATCCGAACTCGGGTGTTTTCCTGGAAGCGACGTACGAAAAGGCGACGAAAACGATCGGCTCCAATTTTGATTTTCAGAAATATTTCGGACACGCGAAATTCTTTTATAGCCCGTTTCCGAAAACCTTCGAGAAACTCGTCCTCGCATCTCGTTTCGGTTTCGGCATTTCGGACGGAGACGTTCCGTTTTTTGAATATAGAAATCTTTGGGGAACCGAAAGCACCGTGTCCGGTCTCGGCGGTTTAAGAACTCTCCGCGGTTACAAACAGGATCGTTTCGTAGGACGCGCCATGGGCTTCGGAACCGTGGAAGTGCGCTGGAAGTTCTACGATTTTTCCGTCGGCGGGGAATACTTCGCGTTGAACCTTGTTCCTTTTTGGGATTTCGGCCGCGTTTGGAACGACGAACACAAGGCCGGTTTACTGGACTACAAATACTCCCAAGGATTGGGTTTGAGGATCGCCTGGAACCAAGCGACGATCATCATGATCGACTACGCGGTTTCAAGGGAAGATAAACAGCTTTTCGTAAACTTCAGTCACGTATTCTAA
- the tnpB gene encoding IS66 family insertion sequence element accessory protein TnpB (TnpB, as the term is used for proteins encoded by IS66 family insertion elements, is considered an accessory protein, since TnpC, encoded by a neighboring gene, is a DDE family transposase.) — translation MELNPGNRKVYLRPGATDLRKSINTLSVIVEGKMKKDPYSASVFLFCNRKKDKLKMLYWDKSGFCLWQKRLEESKFPWPNSEEEVHKIPVERFHWLLNGIDFFKEHKKLKYKNVS, via the coding sequence ATGGAGTTAAATCCCGGAAACAGAAAAGTGTATCTTCGACCTGGGGCGACGGATTTAAGGAAATCGATCAATACGCTCTCTGTAATCGTAGAAGGAAAGATGAAAAAAGATCCGTATTCGGCGAGCGTCTTTCTCTTCTGCAATCGCAAGAAAGATAAACTGAAGATGCTCTACTGGGATAAGAGCGGGTTTTGCCTTTGGCAGAAGAGACTGGAAGAGAGTAAATTCCCGTGGCCGAACTCAGAGGAGGAAGTGCATAAAATACCCGTTGAAAGGTTTCATTGGCTATTGAATGGGATCGATTTTTTCAAAGAGCACAAGAAACTAAAATACAAGAATGTCAGTTGA
- a CDS encoding TIGR02300 family protein — protein sequence MATGKKTASKKTASAAAKKKATAKKAAPKKANASAKKKVEIIKKALSSPASKAAGTKKTSSSKGVALNPLGKKWTCHTCSTKFYDLNKEEKICPKCGADQNKRPVTRTRTVRPRVVEEEEVIEEDNLIDDEEMEFTEEPLEEALDEDDDAEETEE from the coding sequence ATGGCAACTGGTAAAAAAACTGCATCCAAAAAAACTGCCTCGGCCGCGGCTAAGAAAAAGGCGACGGCTAAAAAAGCTGCGCCTAAGAAGGCGAACGCCTCGGCAAAAAAGAAAGTAGAAATCATCAAAAAGGCTCTTTCGAGTCCGGCTTCCAAAGCCGCAGGAACGAAAAAGACTTCTTCTTCCAAAGGAGTGGCCCTCAATCCACTCGGAAAAAAATGGACCTGTCATACTTGCTCCACGAAATTTTACGATCTCAATAAAGAAGAAAAGATTTGTCCGAAATGCGGAGCAGATCAGAACAAACGTCCCGTTACCCGCACTCGCACGGTTCGTCCGAGAGTCGTCGAGGAAGAGGAAGTAATCGAAGAAGACAATCTGATCGACGACGAAGAAATGGAATTCACCGAAGAACCTCTGGAAGAGGCTTTGGATGAAGACGACGATGCGGAAGAAACGGAAGAGTAA
- the tnpC gene encoding IS66 family transposase: MSLDLNSLPDDVEELKRIIILENNKYQEELRLQKQKESEHLDQIERLKIQLFGRKTEKWSQIEKDQGFLFNEIESSLQEDSPEPEEESLFSPVKSHTRKKTGRKPFPDYFPRIEILHDIPEIDKTCSCGHELTRIGEDKSEKLDIIPAKIQVEVHIRPKYACKHCEGTSDETLPVVRIAPVPHQIAEKSMLSSGFLAHTLTQKFADALPFYRQAGILQRSGVDISRSTLSNTAIQVFEKLSPMIEDVRRELFKSKYLQIDETILQVLNEEGKLNTSKSYMWVIRGFIREKPVVLYHYEPSRSAKFLEEWIQGFEGIIQTDGFESYDSLLKVKSKILHAGCWNHARRRFFEILKIDSKNVQAEWIVKKIGKLYTIESKAKVESLSSEEHLKLRQSESKPIVDEIRSWMNKRIVEVAPKSSMGKALSYLSGQWEKLLLFLDHPELQLDTNLVENDIRPFVIGRKNWLFSGCPQGATASAGFYSLIQNAKISGIDPYAYLRDLFKSWETIPRSLSCEDLPKNGGLVVR; this comes from the coding sequence ATGTCTTTGGATCTAAACTCTCTTCCTGATGATGTAGAAGAACTAAAAAGAATCATTATATTAGAGAATAATAAATATCAGGAAGAATTACGACTCCAAAAACAGAAAGAATCCGAACATTTGGATCAGATCGAGAGATTGAAGATCCAGCTTTTCGGGAGAAAGACTGAGAAATGGAGTCAGATCGAAAAAGATCAAGGATTTCTTTTTAACGAAATAGAAAGCTCCTTGCAAGAAGATTCTCCTGAACCCGAAGAAGAAAGTCTTTTTAGTCCTGTTAAAAGCCATACAAGAAAGAAGACGGGAAGAAAACCTTTCCCGGACTACTTTCCAAGAATCGAAATCCTACATGATATTCCTGAAATTGATAAAACCTGTTCTTGTGGTCACGAGCTTACTCGTATCGGAGAAGACAAGTCCGAGAAGTTAGATATTATCCCGGCTAAAATACAAGTCGAAGTTCATATTCGCCCTAAGTATGCGTGTAAGCATTGTGAAGGAACTTCTGATGAAACTCTACCTGTCGTAAGAATCGCGCCGGTTCCCCATCAGATCGCTGAGAAGAGTATGCTTTCTTCCGGATTCTTAGCTCACACGCTTACTCAAAAGTTTGCGGATGCTCTTCCGTTTTACAGACAAGCCGGGATTCTCCAGAGATCGGGAGTGGATATTTCAAGGAGCACCCTTTCCAATACCGCAATTCAAGTTTTTGAAAAACTTTCTCCGATGATCGAGGATGTGAGAAGGGAACTTTTCAAATCGAAGTATTTGCAGATCGATGAGACGATTCTTCAAGTGTTAAACGAAGAAGGAAAGTTGAATACATCCAAATCGTATATGTGGGTGATCCGAGGGTTCATCAGAGAAAAGCCCGTTGTTCTCTATCATTATGAGCCGAGTCGGAGCGCTAAGTTTTTAGAAGAATGGATCCAGGGATTTGAAGGAATCATCCAAACGGACGGTTTTGAATCTTACGATTCTTTGTTGAAAGTTAAATCTAAGATTCTTCACGCGGGATGTTGGAATCATGCGAGGAGGAGATTTTTCGAAATTCTAAAAATCGATTCTAAGAATGTGCAAGCAGAATGGATCGTAAAGAAAATCGGTAAGCTTTATACAATCGAGTCAAAAGCTAAGGTAGAAAGTTTAAGTTCTGAAGAACATCTGAAACTCAGGCAATCCGAATCTAAGCCTATCGTTGATGAGATTCGTTCTTGGATGAACAAACGGATCGTCGAAGTTGCTCCCAAATCTTCTATGGGAAAAGCGCTCTCTTATCTTTCTGGCCAGTGGGAAAAACTGCTTCTCTTTTTGGATCATCCGGAATTGCAATTAGATACGAATCTCGTTGAGAACGACATTCGTCCTTTTGTGATCGGTAGAAAAAACTGGCTCTTCTCCGGTTGTCCACAAGGGGCAACTGCGAGCGCGGGATTCTATTCGTTAATTCAAAATGCAAAGATCTCAGGTATCGATCCTTACGCTTATTTACGAGATCTTTTTAAGTCTTGGGAAACGATACCGAGAAGTCTTTCTTGCGAGGATCTGCCAAAAAACGGTGGGCTTGTGGTTCGTTAG
- the lsa25 gene encoding surface adhesin Lsa25, giving the protein MKKYKNILILSIALSFFANCEEKPDDTTLGFINEDAKVLLAGMVFFSPYTADPASGTITNNTTGLMWKICTQGQVLRVGQNGSYDCEGINNTSTVIGRYGAALFQYCSLNLNDCNTITLPPVLVGQTPGFTGTSEAYTSCNADRTAGRSDWRLPTYPELKALTASGSLNALLLKFPNTVEDYYWSSWAKEGAVDTARAVNFGATHFGDDTAFAKTSRYFVRCVRNLP; this is encoded by the coding sequence ATGAAAAAATATAAGAATATTCTAATACTCAGTATTGCGCTTTCTTTCTTTGCGAATTGCGAGGAAAAACCGGACGATACGACTCTGGGCTTTATCAACGAGGACGCGAAAGTTCTTCTTGCGGGAATGGTTTTTTTCAGTCCATATACCGCCGACCCTGCGTCCGGAACGATCACGAACAATACGACCGGACTTATGTGGAAGATCTGTACGCAAGGACAAGTTCTCCGCGTAGGGCAGAACGGATCGTATGACTGCGAAGGAATCAACAACACTTCGACCGTGATCGGAAGATACGGCGCGGCTTTGTTTCAGTATTGTTCCTTGAATCTGAACGATTGCAATACGATCACGTTGCCTCCTGTTCTCGTCGGACAAACCCCCGGATTTACCGGAACCAGCGAAGCTTACACTTCCTGCAATGCGGATCGTACGGCGGGCCGTTCGGATTGGAGACTTCCCACCTATCCGGAGTTAAAGGCTCTCACCGCATCGGGAAGTTTGAACGCGCTTCTCTTGAAGTTTCCGAACACCGTGGAAGATTATTACTGGAGTTCGTGGGCAAAGGAAGGAGCCGTAGATACTGCGCGTGCGGTCAACTTCGGAGCTACTCATTTCGGAGACGATACCGCGTTTGCGAAAACGAGCAGATACTTCGTTCGTTGTGTGAGAAATCTTCCTTAA
- the omp85 gene encoding Omp85 family outer membrane protein — MKKFLKLVSIATCLFALTLTAGSVYAQDKEDCSKLAFVDYSNRKPRTDLPFEISEMRRLRPEDICKKKEGWFPTGLPLLNSDPNVGVGYGVRVFLINNGKKSDPFFEYTPYRFRMFAQYFNTTKNRQYQDISFDAPYIFDSKWRLRGDLIYDTNPNTLYYGIGEKSLETLSYQERNQPGGEVVRNATYHDREKNIYFTRPGGPGDPVEFQGANYSGLPTNDAFRVTDRMYNRYDIRSPQANISGEHIFFGGLVRMVAGLRVSQNIVKTFDGQFVKSTDPLTEGSPFSNSGMAPAGKTKVTEDAEAGRIIGANGGNVNSVRFGMVLDTRDLEPDPNRGVFLEATYEKVAKSLGSDFQYSKYFTQMKVFYSPFPKTFDKLVLAGRGAFGMTDGDAPFFEYRNLWSTEGGITGLGGLRTLRGYKQDRFAGRAMGWGNIELRWKFFDFTVAGQHFALNLVPFMDFGRVWDDEHNVGLKDYKYSRGMGFRIAWNQSTILMLDYAVSKEDKQIFMNFNHIF; from the coding sequence ATGAAGAAATTTCTGAAACTCGTAAGTATTGCAACCTGTCTGTTCGCTCTGACCTTAACGGCTGGGTCGGTGTATGCGCAAGACAAAGAGGATTGTTCCAAGCTCGCGTTTGTCGATTATAGCAATCGAAAGCCAAGAACGGATCTGCCATTTGAAATCTCGGAAATGAGACGTTTGAGACCCGAAGACATCTGTAAAAAGAAGGAAGGTTGGTTCCCGACGGGGCTTCCTCTTTTGAACTCCGACCCGAACGTGGGTGTGGGTTACGGGGTCCGTGTCTTCTTGATCAACAACGGAAAAAAGTCCGATCCGTTTTTTGAATATACTCCTTATCGCTTTCGGATGTTCGCGCAGTATTTTAACACCACAAAAAACAGACAGTATCAAGATATCAGCTTCGACGCTCCATATATCTTCGATTCGAAGTGGAGATTGCGCGGGGATTTGATCTATGATACGAATCCGAACACGTTGTATTACGGGATCGGCGAAAAGTCTCTCGAAACACTTTCATATCAGGAAAGAAACCAACCCGGCGGAGAAGTCGTACGGAACGCTACCTATCACGATCGGGAAAAGAATATTTATTTCACAAGACCGGGCGGTCCGGGAGATCCTGTCGAGTTTCAGGGAGCCAATTATTCGGGACTTCCTACCAATGACGCGTTTCGCGTAACGGATCGGATGTACAATCGATACGACATTCGTTCTCCGCAGGCAAACATCAGCGGAGAGCATATCTTCTTCGGAGGCCTCGTTCGTATGGTTGCGGGACTTCGCGTTTCGCAAAACATTGTTAAGACGTTTGACGGTCAGTTCGTAAAAAGTACGGATCCTTTGACGGAAGGATCTCCTTTCAGTAATTCCGGTATGGCACCGGCGGGAAAAACCAAAGTGACCGAAGACGCGGAAGCGGGAAGAATCATCGGCGCCAACGGTGGAAATGTGAACTCGGTCCGTTTCGGTATGGTATTGGATACGCGGGATTTGGAACCGGATCCGAACCGTGGGGTTTTCTTGGAAGCGACGTACGAGAAGGTCGCAAAGTCCTTGGGTTCCGATTTTCAATATTCGAAATATTTCACTCAGATGAAGGTATTCTACAGCCCGTTTCCGAAAACGTTTGATAAACTCGTACTTGCGGGTCGCGGAGCTTTCGGGATGACGGACGGGGATGCGCCCTTTTTCGAATACAGAAACCTTTGGTCGACCGAGGGTGGAATCACCGGTCTCGGAGGCCTCCGAACCTTGCGCGGTTACAAACAGGATCGTTTTGCCGGTAGAGCGATGGGATGGGGAAACATCGAACTTCGTTGGAAGTTCTTCGATTTCACCGTTGCGGGACAACACTTTGCGTTGAACCTGGTTCCGTTTATGGATTTCGGTCGGGTTTGGGACGACGAACACAACGTGGGACTCAAAGATTATAAATATTCCCGTGGTATGGGATTTCGAATCGCTTGGAATCAAAGTACGATCCTGATGTTGGATTACGCGGTTTCCAAGGAAGACAAACAGATATTTATGAACTTTAACCACATTTTCTGA
- the tnpA gene encoding IS66 family insertion sequence element accessory protein TnpA, which yields MKKTKIDWPKEFDDFSKSGLSQPQYCKERHLKYTTFRYHWERRSKHSEKNDFVEIPPSSTNSQSLVEAEFLTLKIDTSGKASLQVNVQFSLGRWS from the coding sequence ATGAAAAAAACGAAAATAGATTGGCCCAAAGAGTTTGATGACTTTTCAAAGAGTGGACTTTCCCAGCCTCAGTATTGTAAAGAAAGACACCTCAAATACACGACGTTTCGATATCATTGGGAGAGACGTTCTAAGCATTCAGAGAAGAACGACTTTGTAGAAATTCCTCCTTCCTCGACAAATTCTCAGTCATTGGTAGAAGCCGAATTTTTGACCCTAAAGATAGATACGTCGGGGAAGGCATCGCTCCAAGTAAACGTTCAGTTTAGTTTAGGACGATGGAGTTAA
- a CDS encoding S41 family peptidase, translating to MKKGSAALSLLLSTLLTIFILYCEPTSGKSPVKADFTLKDFDNVVSTVSRYYIDKNIDKNRAYREAAIYALLALPHSIYLYPESYFKEREKYEEKDEIFPGKTFKISTDDSFVLFDPDYAEVEKIRDRKLKEDANKAKVSDDEVKKIVEREKIRKNVLSSKWEQTGFSKKDFDRILAFIETNLDKYKDSPLKDPFGESEEKTKEPFTMNDVMLAAANGYLSSLDPHSNVFLRSAWEESMAKIQDGSFEGIGAILSGGGNREVVVENPLEGRPAVNAGIRSGDVILAVDGKSIKGILLDKVVEKIKGKKGSKVALTIQRKGVPGTLHIEVVRDTIEIKNLSSKLIEGHEHIGYIKLTGFVKSEDGPSVDRELVDKYKELEKEAQAKGTKLKAVILDLRSNAGGYLDLAIDIADMFIEKGLIVSTKSPNRSPEDAYAKNKDITNLPLAVLINAKSASASEIVASAIKHHGRGLILGERTFGKATVQKLMPLGNDYLIKLTQARYYSPSGNTIQVVGVKPDIDISSEEDGSFPFRFREENMWNHLSELPAEAEEKSSFDVKKLEAWVQKNGKSAEFIAAHKNDPIKPDYQLIRSLDYIEALINTQKKK from the coding sequence TTGAAAAAAGGATCTGCCGCTCTTTCGTTGTTACTTTCCACTCTTTTGACCATTTTTATCCTGTACTGCGAGCCTACATCCGGCAAGTCCCCGGTCAAGGCGGACTTTACCCTCAAGGATTTCGATAACGTGGTGAGTACCGTTTCCCGGTATTACATCGACAAAAACATCGATAAAAACCGCGCGTATCGGGAAGCCGCCATCTACGCTCTCTTGGCCCTTCCTCATTCCATCTATCTCTATCCCGAAAGTTATTTCAAGGAAAGAGAGAAATACGAAGAGAAAGACGAAATTTTTCCGGGCAAAACATTCAAAATTTCGACGGATGATTCCTTCGTTCTTTTCGATCCGGACTACGCAGAAGTCGAAAAGATCCGCGACCGCAAACTGAAAGAGGATGCGAACAAGGCGAAAGTCAGCGACGACGAAGTCAAAAAAATCGTAGAGCGCGAAAAGATCCGCAAAAACGTTCTTTCCTCCAAGTGGGAACAAACCGGTTTTAGTAAAAAAGATTTTGATAGAATTCTCGCGTTCATCGAAACCAATCTCGACAAATACAAGGATTCTCCGTTGAAGGACCCGTTCGGTGAATCGGAAGAAAAAACGAAAGAACCGTTTACGATGAACGACGTGATGCTCGCTGCGGCAAACGGTTATCTTTCCTCTCTCGATCCTCATAGCAACGTATTCCTGCGATCCGCGTGGGAAGAATCGATGGCGAAAATCCAAGACGGAAGTTTCGAAGGAATCGGAGCGATCCTATCCGGCGGAGGAAACAGAGAAGTCGTCGTGGAAAATCCTCTCGAAGGAAGACCCGCGGTCAACGCAGGAATCCGTTCGGGCGACGTGATCCTCGCAGTCGACGGAAAATCGATCAAAGGAATTCTTTTGGATAAGGTCGTAGAAAAGATCAAAGGAAAAAAAGGTTCCAAGGTCGCGCTTACGATTCAAAGAAAGGGAGTTCCGGGAACTCTGCACATCGAAGTCGTACGAGATACGATCGAAATCAAAAACCTGAGCAGTAAACTCATCGAAGGTCACGAACATATCGGTTACATCAAACTCACCGGTTTCGTAAAATCGGAAGACGGTCCTTCCGTAGACCGGGAACTCGTGGATAAGTACAAAGAACTCGAAAAAGAAGCGCAGGCCAAGGGAACCAAACTCAAGGCGGTGATCTTGGATCTTCGAAGCAACGCGGGCGGTTATCTGGATCTTGCGATCGACATCGCGGATATGTTCATCGAAAAGGGTTTGATCGTTTCCACAAAAAGCCCGAACCGTAGTCCCGAAGACGCTTATGCGAAGAATAAGGACATCACCAATTTACCGTTAGCCGTTCTGATCAACGCGAAGTCCGCTTCCGCTTCCGAGATCGTAGCGAGCGCGATCAAACACCACGGCAGAGGTTTGATTCTCGGCGAAAGAACCTTCGGAAAAGCGACGGTTCAAAAACTGATGCCTCTCGGAAACGACTACCTGATCAAACTCACACAGGCGCGTTATTATTCTCCGTCCGGAAACACGATTCAGGTAGTGGGCGTAAAACCGGACATCGATATTTCCTCCGAAGAAGACGGAAGTTTTCCGTTCCGATTCCGCGAGGAAAACATGTGGAATCACCTTTCCGAACTTCCCGCGGAAGCGGAGGAAAAAAGTTCCTTTGACGTGAAAAAACTCGAGGCTTGGGTTCAAAAGAACGGAAAATCCGCCGAGTTCATCGCGGCGCATAAGAACGATCCGATCAAACCGGACTATCAACTGATTCGTTCCTTGGATTATATCGAAGCACTGATCAACACGCAAAAAAAGAAATAA
- a CDS encoding pyridoxine 5'-phosphate synthase has protein sequence MKTKLSVNINKIATLRNSRGGNIPNLLYFAELVLNAGAQGITVHPREDERHIRKDDVFALKEFIDSYNLKNKTKIEYNIEGEPSSRYLDLVLQTRPDQATLVPVTPGEITSDHGFDFGKDLEIVQEYSKILKKEGIRTSLFVETDLENLKLAHLSGADRVEFYTGPFAEEFDRSPGDGKKSFESRYVPAAEEILRQKMEINAGHDLDHRNLVLFSKLPGLLEVSIGHRLISRALEIGIDRSVKDYLQALS, from the coding sequence TTGAAAACTAAATTGAGCGTAAACATCAATAAAATCGCTACCCTCAGAAATTCAAGAGGAGGAAACATTCCGAATCTCTTGTATTTCGCGGAACTCGTCTTAAACGCGGGCGCTCAAGGAATCACGGTTCATCCGAGAGAAGACGAACGTCATATCCGCAAGGACGACGTATTCGCTTTGAAAGAATTCATCGATTCCTATAACCTAAAAAACAAAACGAAAATCGAATACAATATCGAAGGAGAACCCTCCTCCCGTTATTTGGATTTAGTGTTACAGACAAGACCCGATCAAGCGACCTTGGTTCCGGTGACTCCCGGGGAAATCACATCCGATCACGGATTCGATTTCGGAAAGGATCTGGAGATAGTTCAAGAATATTCTAAAATTCTAAAGAAAGAAGGAATCCGGACGTCGCTTTTCGTAGAAACCGATTTGGAAAACCTGAAACTCGCTCACCTTTCCGGAGCCGATCGAGTGGAATTTTATACGGGACCGTTTGCCGAAGAATTCGATCGTTCCCCTGGGGACGGAAAAAAATCCTTCGAAAGCCGTTACGTCCCCGCCGCCGAAGAAATTCTCCGTCAAAAGATGGAAATCAACGCCGGTCACGATTTGGATCATCGGAATCTCGTTCTCTTTTCGAAACTTCCGGGTCTTTTGGAGGTTTCGATCGGTCATCGATTGATTTCAAGAGCGCTTGAAATCGGAATCGATCGGAGCGTTAAGGATTATCTTCAAGCTCTTTCGTGA
- the nadB gene encoding L-aspartate oxidase has translation MPRIKTDFLVLGSGITGLFAALKLAPYGSVLIVTKKSDYESNTNYAQGGIASVFAEGDKLSDHIKDTLEAGAWLCDPAAVQILVEEGPPLVKELLNYGVPFNLEPSGKFDLSREGGHGKNRIVHAHDRTGREIEKTLLGVVKQNRNIQILEYHTLVDLITPHHLKQKGLVCYGAYVLSNHSGEVFPILAKETILATGGAGQVYSHTTNPKIATGDGVASAYRAGALIKNMEFYQFHPTALYHEDGDSFLISEAVRGKGAILMNKDGEPFMKRYHTMADLAPRDVVARAIDSEMKKRGEAHVYLDITHLPSDQIKDSFPSIYEKCKELGIDITTDRIPVVPVAHFLCGGVASDLDGRTTIPNLSTAGETACTGVHGGNRLASNSLLECLVFSNRIAKRISKEKPEFTKAHDEIPSWNKEGMVNTEEWVLISHDLSEIKSTMSNYVGIVRSNLRLERAKRRMDLIYDEVKDYYNRTIITNPLIELRNLVIVAELIIRSALSRKESRGLHFSTDYPENRNPSRIDTEMRNDKISL, from the coding sequence ATGCCCCGCATCAAAACGGACTTTTTAGTCTTAGGGAGCGGAATCACGGGCCTCTTTGCGGCCTTGAAACTCGCTCCCTACGGCTCCGTTCTCATCGTCACAAAAAAATCGGACTACGAATCCAACACGAACTACGCGCAGGGCGGAATCGCTTCCGTCTTTGCGGAAGGCGATAAACTTTCAGACCACATAAAAGACACTCTCGAAGCCGGAGCTTGGCTCTGCGATCCGGCGGCCGTTCAAATCCTCGTGGAAGAAGGCCCTCCTTTAGTCAAAGAACTCCTGAACTACGGCGTTCCGTTCAACCTGGAACCTTCGGGAAAGTTCGATTTGTCCCGGGAAGGAGGACACGGAAAAAACCGGATCGTCCACGCACACGACAGAACCGGAAGGGAAATCGAAAAGACCCTTCTTGGAGTCGTCAAACAAAATCGGAATATTCAAATATTAGAATATCATACTTTGGTGGACCTGATCACTCCCCACCATCTGAAACAGAAAGGACTCGTGTGCTACGGGGCTTATGTTCTTTCCAATCATTCCGGAGAAGTGTTCCCGATTCTCGCGAAAGAAACGATCCTTGCGACCGGCGGAGCCGGTCAGGTTTATTCCCATACGACCAATCCTAAGATCGCGACGGGAGACGGAGTAGCCTCCGCATACAGAGCCGGAGCCCTCATCAAAAATATGGAATTCTATCAGTTCCACCCGACCGCCCTCTATCACGAGGACGGAGATTCCTTTTTGATCTCCGAAGCGGTCCGAGGCAAGGGTGCGATCCTCATGAACAAAGACGGGGAACCGTTTATGAAACGGTATCATACGATGGCCGATCTGGCGCCGCGCGACGTGGTGGCAAGGGCCATCGACTCGGAGATGAAAAAACGAGGAGAAGCGCACGTCTATCTCGACATCACACATCTTCCTTCCGATCAAATCAAAGATTCCTTTCCGTCCATCTATGAGAAATGCAAGGAACTCGGAATCGACATCACGACCGATCGAATCCCCGTCGTTCCAGTCGCGCACTTTCTTTGCGGAGGAGTCGCCTCGGATTTGGACGGAAGAACGACGATCCCCAATCTTTCCACGGCCGGAGAAACGGCTTGCACCGGAGTTCACGGAGGAAACCGTCTCGCGTCCAACAGCCTTTTGGAATGTTTGGTGTTTTCGAATCGGATCGCGAAACGGATCTCAAAGGAAAAACCGGAGTTCACAAAGGCTCACGATGAAATTCCTTCTTGGAACAAGGAAGGAATGGTCAATACCGAAGAATGGGTTTTGATCTCTCATGATTTAAGCGAGATCAAAAGCACGATGAGCAACTATGTCGGAATCGTCCGTTCCAATCTTCGATTGGAAAGAGCGAAACGGAGAATGGATCTGATCTACGACGAAGTCAAGGATTACTACAACCGAACGATCATCACGAATCCGTTGATCGAACTTAGAAACCTCGTGATCGTGGCCGAGCTCATCATCCGTTCGGCATTATCCAGAAAGGAAAGTAGAGGACTTCACTTTTCCACGGATTATCCCGAAAACAGAAATCCTTCCAGAATCGATACGGAAATGAGAAACGACAAGATTTCGCTCTGA